A portion of the Paenibacillus hamazuiensis genome contains these proteins:
- a CDS encoding AraC family transcriptional regulator: MRRIRTFVKNKKLLLRFILSYVFIGLLTIAVLTFVITAKVSADLTREISLSTDRAIEQSYNTANILLTFTFENFGTVFNSADIQAGFYNEDFNTSQLGRIGSKLYELTSTNPLIHSIYLLNVQKKLAFSSLTTVRSFDDFYDPGALRLLGQVQPYVSGIFYPRHIDYDIYGKRYAGNLISLVYVSSIGQNTNGAMVLNLNQQMLQSMVMNGAEKGSFQSMILNKQGIVVSHTDSAMINASLADRSFVKQINASRAPRGSLELTMDGRDYRISYIKSDSLGWTFIGIIDYEHLLGKVQGMKRFILSVTGVMLLVILILGGFMTRWIYGPIHRLIQNVRSSSWGAKGRDAASELDLLDGTFSYLETKIQDLQTSVADFQSAKRQEVLRLLTAGGWSNEAEMSRTLAAVGIRFEHEGFVTGVLRLDSYRELLAAYRPADIALFKYAVSNIAVEVVSGKFPAVCFDCGDDGIGLIVNVPGGMTETGAVFGLLEEMQSHVRRFLRLSVTAAVGPPVRHMPAIPSSWEAACGASKYRLVLGTGALIGPDEETARASLQISRVSTLEKTVMDRLKQGDAGKIKEAVSEFIAYVRKAPIGEIMASFTQLLMATARTAKAMTAADQADSRIDIGPLTEQLSRWETIEEIERWYLGLCGEIAELRDREAQHKNKWVVDKIIRHIHDHYSDPNLTMEALVLIGGLSTNYTRKVFKEIAGQSISVYLNEYRFERARELLVTTDLPANKIGEMVGFDNTNYFYVSFKKHFGKTPDHYRKQPDIQPV; encoded by the coding sequence GTGAGACGCATTCGGACTTTTGTTAAAAATAAAAAGCTGCTGCTGCGGTTCATTTTATCTTACGTGTTTATAGGACTGCTGACGATCGCCGTGCTGACCTTCGTCATTACCGCCAAAGTTTCCGCGGATTTGACCCGGGAGATCAGTCTGTCGACGGACCGGGCGATCGAACAGTCCTACAATACCGCCAACATTTTGCTGACCTTTACGTTTGAAAACTTTGGAACCGTTTTCAACAGCGCCGACATTCAGGCCGGATTTTATAATGAGGACTTTAATACTAGCCAGCTCGGACGAATCGGCAGCAAGCTGTATGAGCTTACCTCCACGAATCCGCTCATTCATTCGATCTATTTGCTGAACGTTCAGAAGAAGCTGGCGTTTTCTTCCCTGACCACGGTAAGAAGCTTTGACGATTTTTACGATCCGGGGGCGCTCCGGCTGCTCGGGCAGGTTCAGCCTTATGTTTCCGGCATTTTTTATCCGCGGCATATCGACTATGACATTTATGGAAAGCGGTATGCGGGCAACCTGATTTCCCTGGTCTACGTCAGCTCGATCGGACAGAATACGAACGGGGCGATGGTGCTGAATTTGAACCAGCAAATGCTGCAGAGCATGGTGATGAACGGAGCGGAGAAGGGCAGCTTTCAATCCATGATCCTGAATAAGCAGGGAATCGTCGTTTCCCATACCGACAGCGCGATGATCAATGCGAGCTTGGCGGACCGTTCCTTTGTCAAGCAGATCAACGCCTCCCGTGCGCCCAGAGGAAGCCTGGAGCTGACGATGGACGGCAGAGATTACCGGATTTCCTACATCAAGTCGGACAGCCTCGGATGGACCTTCATCGGGATCATCGATTATGAGCACCTTCTCGGAAAAGTACAGGGAATGAAGCGTTTTATTTTATCCGTTACCGGGGTTATGCTGCTGGTCATTCTCATCCTGGGGGGCTTTATGACCCGTTGGATTTACGGTCCGATTCACCGTCTGATCCAAAACGTACGCAGCTCGTCCTGGGGAGCGAAGGGGAGGGATGCCGCCTCCGAGCTGGATCTGCTAGACGGGACGTTCTCTTATTTGGAAACGAAAATTCAGGATTTGCAGACGAGCGTCGCCGATTTCCAGTCGGCCAAGAGGCAGGAGGTGCTCCGGCTGCTCACGGCGGGAGGCTGGTCGAACGAGGCGGAGATGTCCCGAACGCTCGCCGCCGTCGGTATCCGTTTTGAGCATGAAGGGTTCGTTACAGGCGTGCTCCGTCTCGATTCGTATCGGGAGCTGCTGGCGGCCTACAGGCCGGCCGACATCGCCTTGTTCAAATATGCGGTATCGAACATTGCGGTCGAAGTGGTCTCCGGAAAGTTTCCCGCCGTTTGCTTCGACTGCGGGGACGACGGTATCGGCCTCATTGTCAATGTTCCCGGCGGCATGACGGAGACCGGCGCGGTGTTCGGTCTGCTGGAGGAAATGCAAAGCCATGTGCGCCGGTTTCTGAGATTATCCGTAACCGCGGCGGTCGGTCCGCCCGTGCGGCATATGCCGGCCATCCCTTCGTCATGGGAGGCGGCTTGCGGCGCTTCCAAATACCGGCTGGTGCTGGGAACGGGTGCTTTAATCGGTCCGGATGAGGAAACGGCAAGGGCTTCCCTGCAGATCAGCCGCGTTTCCACCCTGGAAAAGACGGTCATGGACCGGCTGAAGCAGGGAGACGCCGGGAAAATAAAGGAAGCGGTCTCCGAGTTTATCGCTTACGTTCGTAAAGCGCCCATAGGCGAGATCATGGCAAGCTTTACCCAGCTGCTGATGGCGACCGCGCGAACGGCCAAGGCGATGACAGCGGCGGATCAGGCCGATTCGCGAATCGATATCGGCCCGCTCACCGAGCAGCTGAGCCGCTGGGAAACGATTGAGGAGATCGAACGCTGGTATTTGGGATTATGCGGGGAAATCGCGGAGCTGAGGGACCGGGAGGCGCAGCATAAAAACAAATGGGTCGTCGATAAAATCATCCGGCATATTCACGATCATTATTCCGACCCGAATTTGACGATGGAAGCGCTGGTTCTGATCGGCGGTCTATCAACGAATTATACGCGCAAGGTGTTTAAGGAAATTGCCGGGCAATCGATTTCGGTTTATTTGAACGAGTACCGGTTCGAGCGGGCAAGGGAGCTGCTCGTCACAACCGACCTTCCGGCGAACAAGATCGGGGAGATGGTCGGCTTTGACAATACGAATTATTTCTACGTGTCGTTTAAAAAGCATTTCGGCAAAACGCCGGACCATTACCGGAAGCAGCCTGACATTCAGCCCGTTTGA